From the Paenibacillus sp. MMS20-IR301 genome, the window TCTGATTGAAAATAACGCTGCCGCGCCCTTCATGCACAAGCAGAATTTCGCAGCACTGATGCCAGTGGTAATAACCGGAGAAATCGGCGGTGTTGCAGTGCCGGTACTTCCAGATTAGCGGAGATTCATGCAAAGGCACACGTTCAAACAGGTTGTTCATTGGGATCACCCGAATTTCTGAAGGATGTTATAAGTATAGCCGATGAAGGGCAAGATTTGAACATTTTAGCATCAGTTATGGCGATTTCCCGGCGGCGTTCAGCGCTATAATTAGGCTGGCCCGTTTACCAACAACTTTGATCGGGCCAAAGGGGAACAGATCCATGTCAACTATAACCGATCAGGAATGGCTGCAAGCCATCACGCAGAAAATTACACGCAAGCTGGATTGGGTCAGCGAAAAATCCAAGTATAAAATTCCTTACACGACAATCGGCGGAACGCATGACGACCGGAACATCGACAATCCCACCGGTGATGCAGCCGACGGCATCCAGTGGTGGACGAATGGCTTCTGGGGCGGCATGATGTGGCTGATGCATCACGAGACGGGCGAGAACAAATACAAGGAGATCGCCGGTATTTCTGAGGAACTGCTCGACCGGTGCTTCCAGCAATTTGCCGGCTTGCACCATGATGTAGGCTTCATGTGGCTGCCGACAAGCGTAGCCAATTACCGGGTGACCCGTAATCCGCAGTCACGCAACCGCGGGCTGCATGCGGCGAATCTCCTGGCCGGCCGCTTCAATCTGGCCGGCGGGTTTATCCGTGCCTGGAATGAGGTTGAGAACCTGGATACGAGAGGCTGGGCAATCATCGACTGTATGTTCAACATTCCGCTGCTGTACTGGGCATCAGAGGAGACCGGCGACCCGCGCTTTAAGCAAATTGCCATGAAACATGCCGATACGGTCATCGAGACTTTTGTCCGTCCGGACGGGTCCGTCAATCATATCGTCGAGTTTGATCCCTTCGATGGCGGTGTTGTGCGGACGCACGGCGGCCAGGGCTACGAGAACGGCTCTTCATGGACACGCGGCCAGGCCTGGGGGCTGTACGGCTTTATGATGAGCTATATTCATACGGGCAAGCCGGCTTATCTTGATACAGCGAAGCGGATTGCCCATTACTTTATTGCGAATATTCCAGCAGATGGTGTGATTCCGGTAGATTTCCGGCAGCCGGAGGAGCCGAAGCTGGAGGATGACACTGCCGCCGTGATTGCCGCCTGCGGATTGATCGAAATTAGCAAAGCGGTCGGCGGATTGGAGAAAAAGCTGTATCTGGAGCCGGCGGTCAAGCTGCTGCAGGCGGTGGAAGCGCGCTGCGATTGGAGCGAGGCCTCCGACGCCATTGTGCAGCGGGGCTCAGCCGCTTACCATAACGCACTGCACCACGGGGCGATCATTTATGGCGATTATTATTTGTTGGAGGCTGTATTTAAGCTTAAGGGTGGCGACTTGTATTTGTGGTGACAGACCAGACTTGGAGGAGACAATGAACCAGTTAATTGTATATGATGCACCGAAGGGGGCACCGCAACGCCAA encodes:
- a CDS encoding glycoside hydrolase family 88 protein, encoding MSTITDQEWLQAITQKITRKLDWVSEKSKYKIPYTTIGGTHDDRNIDNPTGDAADGIQWWTNGFWGGMMWLMHHETGENKYKEIAGISEELLDRCFQQFAGLHHDVGFMWLPTSVANYRVTRNPQSRNRGLHAANLLAGRFNLAGGFIRAWNEVENLDTRGWAIIDCMFNIPLLYWASEETGDPRFKQIAMKHADTVIETFVRPDGSVNHIVEFDPFDGGVVRTHGGQGYENGSSWTRGQAWGLYGFMMSYIHTGKPAYLDTAKRIAHYFIANIPADGVIPVDFRQPEEPKLEDDTAAVIAACGLIEISKAVGGLEKKLYLEPAVKLLQAVEARCDWSEASDAIVQRGSAAYHNALHHGAIIYGDYYLLEAVFKLKGGDLYLW